The following proteins are co-located in the Pseudomonas cavernae genome:
- a CDS encoding DUF4157 domain-containing protein, with product MPKVSSADRHCLWEKQLLAVFLRQVLRSALLLCSVFTASSVFACPAGQYEVCVVACFCAPGSKEDIGAISENMSQMAATGLQAWLVQSRNTAATGDTRTIPLNIRAQLEPYYDLQVLDSARYKVGDDVELNAAHTMLQNPDVNAVTLMDIIVFRSPDDALNNVALWAHELKHVQQYLQWGVREFATRYTHDYNAVEAPAYEIQRQVARALRASLAPSEAAR from the coding sequence ATGCCCAAAGTATCGTCTGCCGATCGCCATTGCCTCTGGGAGAAGCAATTGTTAGCTGTTTTTTTGCGTCAGGTTTTACGGTCAGCGCTCCTGCTCTGTTCCGTCTTCACTGCGTCCTCTGTTTTCGCCTGCCCGGCAGGGCAGTACGAAGTCTGCGTGGTCGCTTGTTTTTGTGCGCCGGGCTCCAAAGAGGACATCGGTGCGATCTCCGAGAACATGAGCCAAATGGCTGCCACTGGATTGCAGGCGTGGCTAGTGCAATCGCGCAACACCGCGGCAACTGGCGATACTCGGACAATCCCGCTGAATATCCGCGCCCAACTCGAACCCTACTACGACCTTCAAGTGCTCGATTCGGCTCGCTACAAGGTAGGCGATGATGTGGAGCTGAACGCCGCACACACCATGCTGCAGAATCCCGATGTGAATGCCGTCACCCTCATGGACATCATCGTCTTTCGGAGTCCGGATGATGCACTTAACAATGTCGCGCTGTGGGCGCACGAGTTGAAGCACGTGCAGCAGTACCTGCAATGGGGTGTTCGCGAGTTTGCCACGCGCTATACCCATGACTACAACGCCGTCGAGGCGCCTGCTTACGAGATTCAACGCCAGGTGGCTAGAGCGCTGAGAGCCAGCCTGGCCCCGTCCGAGGCCGCCCGCTAA